GTTCCAgttaaaatgtaaagaaaaagcaagCAACAAAAGAGAAAGTGGATGCCACCACAGTCGAAGTCATGAACCTTGTTAAAGCAACCATTGAAAACGACCCAAATAAACAACTGATCAGCTTTATGAGGGAGGAAGTGGGAAAATTCCGTGAACACGAATTTAAGTTATTTCAACTAATgttatttcaaagagaaaatggcATGATACAAATATTGTGAAGGACCATGCATGACAGGGTTGTAGCACAGACTTGGTCTCAGAATCATCTGCTGAAACTAATTATTCGAATCGACTCGAATATGTATTAGgttcaaaatgaaaagttcgACGTTTGAAACGGGCCTAAAACAACGTAAAGTATCCTTGGTTTGTATCCAAACATATCAATAATGATCTATCACTAATACTTAAACATGTTGTCTTGATCCTTAGAGCAATTTTGATATGGGGAAACAATGCGAAGAAGGTGAGCTGACTAACATAGCTGGCGAAAATTTTCAACTAGCCTCGTTCAGCCAGAGCATATCAAAATATTAGAGGCTGGCCGCTGTGGTACAGCTCAAGAGAAAATCATCTCCAGACTGTTTTTCGAAATCAGCGACGTTCTAATTAGATATTAGTGCCTTAAAAAGACGGTTTTTCATCTAAGAGTGTCGTGGATTGAGGGAAAAATGAGGAAAGACTTCTTGTTATAGCTAATCGTTAACACATGACAACATTTATCTCTGTTTACAGACAGTAGAGTGGTTATTTCTTCATTCGCGTAAATCCagattaaaacaaagaaagaagaaacaacaaacaacCGCTAAGAGAcgaaagaaagtaatttttaactTACAAAAACAAGAAGAGTAAAGGcaaaaacgacaacaaaaatgccaaaagggaaaagaagaaataaaaaaaccagacaaaaacggaaacagagaagaaagaCATTGCATCCACCTTACACAGTTCAAAGTCCAATTATTACTAGGCTGAATGCgttctaaaaggaaaaaaaattgttagtcTTATCTGTATTTTTCAATTTACGAACGTTTTCATTCTGGAAGCAGTTTCGAAAGATGTCTAATTTTGATGATTTAGAAATCCGCTGTCTTAGGTTTTTGAGATCGGAGGTATATCTTTAGAATGGTAGGAGTTTTCTTCCCTGATGCACTTGTGTCGTTAACGAAATCAGTTGATCTTTATAACTTCATTCATGTATCCATGACTCAAAGCCAGGGCCACCAATTGGTGGATGTTCACCCTAATAAGGTCTGAGGAGCTTATTTTGAGTTTATCATGGGTAATAATTTGTGGAAAGTATATAGCACGTTTGTCACATGCAGCAAGACTTCCTCTGGTGTCTAATGGCTCAGTGATGAAGCATCTAAAAATCTAAAGTAGATCTTGAAGTTCATTCTATGACTCAAAATTCCACATTTCTTTTTGCTCAGCATGGTTTTGAATGAAAGCATTTGTTGAATTCCGCGTACGGTCTCAAGAAGGATCGAAATGATCGAGAGAACCGAAAATATATACtccaaaattacaaaattatcaaATCATGATAATTTCAGCCGTGGTCTATCATCAGATAATCTAcgataaaagaaatgtttaggGACGACTCATTATTTGTAAcggtggggggggagggggaaggggggattagaggattttgattgtgtcgcaacaaaatttacctgatttcccAACCCTGTAGTACTCTAATGACTCCCTTTCGCTAGCCTTTCACTGTACCCCCCACCAATCccctttgaaaaccatgtgatcacCTCAAAATCATCCACCCCTTACCCCTAAAGATAAATTCTTCTGTCAATTCTGTCTTCCAttaactttttcacttttctgtaCCTGTATTTAGACATAGACGAATGCATCAACAATCCTTGCCATTCAGGAACATGCAAGAACAGCCCTGGGAGCTACAAATGCACTTGTCCTCCAGAATGGGAAGGAAAAGATTGTCTGAGTAAGCCACTTAATAAATTTTGCATGGATACCAATGCACAACCTAGTGTTGTAATGATTGAATTTGTCCCGTCTGTTGACAAGATTTCCGTTGGTTGAATTAATGTAATCTGGTCTCGGACGACAGCATACCTTTGCTACGAGTATACAATAGCACTCATTAGAAATGCCACATAATTTATGTGTATCTCACGCTcgcaaaaggaaaaactttctGCGAAAGAGTCCATCGATGTCTAACTGTAGTCagtctacatttttttttcttgaaaaaaaaaagataatgaaaagaaGAGTGCAAATATTCCCTGCCTAAAGATGATTGAAATGCGAAAAAGTAAACTATacttttcttaaattatttccaaatgCACTGTAAAGTCAGTTATTTTGCCCACTCAGCTACAAACTTATGACTTTCTCGGCAACTCGAATGGGAACAGTAAGAAAACGTGGTTCACTTAAAGTTTCTGCTTTGGTTTTAGgcctttttgtttttatttttatagctCATCAGCCACGTTTCATATAAAATACAGCCTTTTGAGCGAGATTCGATACTGTGACGTCCGTGATATGATTTTTGACGTACATATGAAGACAACTGTCGACTAAGCCATTTGTGCATTGATTTTGACTTGTTGCAGCAAGAAACTACTGCCACGGGCATAAATGTTTAAACGGAGCCACTTgccaaaatggaaaaaataattacaccTGTCAGTGCGTCGAGGGGAGCTCTGGAATGTACTGTGAAACTGGTCAGTATAGCTCAAACGCATGTATTGTATAGTATATGATGTATGAAGTTTACCACATAGCGAAAATCACgaaaagaagtttttatttttgaaatatttttatttttattttagttaatgaCTGATGGAAATACtgaatataaaataaataaagttatcgTATCGTATCGAACACGTGATAAGAATGATACAAGCAccaattttaataatttattcaactTTCCAAACACCCCACAATCTAAGTAATAAtgtaaataatataaataacCTGATATTGTGATGATATCCACCACAACTTCCCAACCACCCCTAGGAAACATGAAATGGTCCTTCCCTATTCAGATTGATCAAATTGCAAcccttaaaataattaaatctaaaaaattatcCCTCGACATGAAATCTTGATAATCTAATCATCTTTGAGAAAAGTCAATTTTTACCGTccgggggtggggggggggtggagtGGGGGGGGGAGGTGAAGGAATCTTTTGGCGGGGGAGAGGATACATGGTTTTCATGGGGAACGGAGGGGATATCAGTCGTCGTCAACAAAGTATAAAGGAAGGAGGACAGAGtaaaaaggggggagggggagggtcatAGTAATACTGCGAATCAATTATGAAGGGATCAGGTAAGTTTTGTCATGAGGGAACCAAAATTCTCCAGCCCCACCCCTCCTCTGAATGACTAATGGCGATAAATAATGGTCGTAggagataatttattttctcctaCCGTTCCCTTGATTCAGATATAGTGAACGAATGCTTAAGCAACCCATGCCTAAAAGGGACGTGTCAAGATCTGATTGGACATTACAGCTGTGTCTGTCCCTTTGACCGAAAGGGAGCCAGATGTGGAAGTAAGACATACTCCAGGATAATATAGTACCATCGACTGAGCTAATAACATAAATATATCAAGAaagcatccaaaccagtcgttAAACACTTTcatctccctaatcattctaggAAGCTTATGGCAATATATAgttcaaaataactaaaatgaaacacgcatgattctctgttactctgagtttcgtgcttacgcactcgtcagacagattCAATGAAAAACATTCTTGTAGgctaatttatatatataaaaaaggtAGCTGCTGATTACAATAGGTTTTTGTAATATAATAGGTGAGAAAAAGCGAAAATTACAATGGATGTGGGTGTATTAATGAAGGACAATAGGGAAGTAGGTGTGGATATATTGACGAAAGTCTATTGTCGCAGGGAGGCGTCAGATGTTCTTTAGATAAAACTTGTTTTCGTGACGACATTTAGATAAAAGTTCGGATCTTTTATTCAGAAAGTTGTTGCTGTTGGAcgtaataaataaaattattatttatgtaCACTAACAGCACTGAACTATTCAAATACATCTGGCAACTGAAGGACAACTCTGTAAACTTCAACATAAAATGGTCCATTATTGCAAGAGCCAGGCCCTACAACAACACAACGAAAAGATGCGACCTTTGCCTGACCGTAAAAGtccaacagcaacaacagagTAACATAGAATCATGCGTGCttcattttagttattttgaactgtatttcgctCTACACTCACGTGTGTTGAGCACTTTCCTAGAGCATTTGGTATAATTTCTCACaattatatgtatatatatatatatttatatatgaaAATGGGAGGGCCCATCCTAAATTGACGGCTTGACGGAAAGTGACACTGTTTAAAGTGAGATAAAAGATACAGAGTGATATTTGTGAGACCATTCTTAAGCCCCTCATAATGCCTCGCTGTCATTTGATTTTGTAATGGTAAAGAAGAATGGTGATGTTATTTATGCTGAACGACTACGATGGACTTCATGTGACTACTTAAtctcttttcaatttctgaaaaacTGTCTCGTGCTACCTTTAAGCGCAAAATTGGTTACAATACAAGGCTAGGTTGTTCAAAACCGACCAGTATTAATCTAGAATTAGAAGTTAAGCTGGGTTTGTGTCTTGTATCAGGTTGGAGACTTCCTAAGTAATGTTTTCAGGcaaaactgaaggtaagaactGCCCACAAATGAACATGGCTGAATGAAATGCGGTAACCTAACCCAGGGCCAATTATCTATGCAAACCAGCTAAGAGGTAAAGAGATGAAAGTACATTTATGCTTGCATAGATCGTGTCAACGACTGCTTCGACAACCCTATTGGTGTTGCCAATCCCAACGTGATCTCTAATCAGCAGATGAAAGCGTCTTCCCACTTAGATGAATCTCATCAGGCCTCTCATGGTCGGCTAAACGGGACAGGTTGGTGTGCGGGAAATGCTAGCTCCCAGGACTGGCTTCAGATTGATTTCAATCGAACAATCGATGTTTGTGCTGTTGCAACGCAAATAGGTGCAAACGGCTGGATTACCAAATTCAGCCTGTATTTCTCAAATAATGGAACACAGTGGGTGCCTTACGAACAAGAAGATGGCTCCATTATGGTATGCTGATTTAATGACTGAGTGGATTGTAAAGAgctctagaaaagaaaaaaattatcataagtATGATTATTCTGGCTGGCGGCTGCATAACTGGTTACTTCACTAGAAAGTTTATGACAAGAGGTATTATAAAAAGTCGCAATAACCTGCGATAACCGTAAGTAATAAATGACCCTACCAGCATATAGGACTCATGGCATATAAGAACCTCGTTATGACCTGAATCATCGTAAGAGTTTCCATTTGCATTACTTGGTTGAGAGGGTAAGACCAAATCCTTCCATGAGAGCCATTCTGATGAACACTGATTTGCCGTGATGACTTACTTAGTGCTGCAGACAATTCAACTTCACTGTCTGAATACATTCATATATATACTCTctttcttgtcaaattttacAGTATAGCGATAAAAATTAGCTAATACCCTCAAGGAATGAAAGCGTTAACCAAATCAAGACAATGAtcttttataaaaatattaaagagTAATCAATCTTCACTTTCACTTCATCTTTCCTTTTGTTCCGAAGCAATTTGACAGGTCGGGCAAAAATGTTACAATTGACCAACACAAGCTTCCAAAGACAGTGTCTGCAAGGCATGTTCGCTTTATTCCAAGTTTACAGCATGTCTGGAATTGCCTGAGAGTGGAGGTTTATGGATTTGATGGTAAGTATGTCatcttctttcaattttcaatgaCGTAGAAGTACTAGTtttagtagtagtggtagtgctaatagtaatagtagtggtagtggtagtagtattagtagtagtagtagtagtagtagtagtagtagttgtagttgTAATTGTAGAGTGCTAGTAGTTGCATTAGTAGTAGTTGTAGCGGTAGAGTTCGAATAAGTTGTATCAGATGCAGCAGTAGTAGTGAAAGTAGCATTCTCAACTTACCCACCGTCAAGTTCAATCAGGTTTGAGACAAAGTCGACAATACACAATAAAACATCCTTAAAATCTGATTGatttattgttactattattgCTGTGCATTTCAATACTGACCTGgtaattttggaagaatttcCTTTGGAGATTCTTTAGCCCAACTTGTGACACATTTCAGAGAATAGAACAGCCATAGCGAAATCTATTGGGGAGATAGTTAGTCACAATAACCTTTTGTTTATAGAATCTCGGAAGGTTTTAGAGAAGTATTCGAtcgatttcaaattttgaaaagttaagTACTCAGATGCGAGGCCGTTTATGGCACCTCTCCGTTTAGTGGTTGATAAATAAGGTAAACTGGATATTTGAAACAAGCAAATGAtaaattcatttataaaattttctgCCTCGAATACTGCATTTTTAGTGTTCAGATTGGTCTGATGAACGCCGGTTCTCAAATCATATTCAGGGTCACTTTATATGGATTTGTATCGCGCCAACTGTCGAGGAGCTGAAAAAGGCTCCAAATATTCAAGCATTAAGGAGtgaatgaaattaaatgaaaacattattcTGTCCGCGCCTGTTGGAGATAAGATTAGTGAAAGCCAATTCGACGCTAGACGCCTTGTTGGctatttaccatctcatatccaacgcaCGCCCATGGGATAATTGTTACTTAATCCATAGACCCTGCTATGAAGCACGttcatgaaataattgttatttaatCCGTAGACCCCTGCTATAATCATGATGTGCTAAATCAGGCGAAAAGGAAGAAAACCTTCAAGGGTCCAGGCGGCCATTGTGACCGAAGTAATTTAACATCCGAAAAAAGATGGTTCCGTTTTAAGGAACCAGCTGGTACTCAAATGCCAACAGCCTGTGTTCCTCAATCTCACTGCAATGCTGATAGACCCGGATGGCTGGATGGACATCACCCTAATGTGACGCAAGGTGTAGTAAACATGAGGGTGTGCTTTACTTCTGAGAACGACTGCTGTGGTGATCAGAAATTTATATCGGTGAAGAATTGTGGCGATTTTTTTTCGTATGGACTGGTAAAACCAAAGAGTTGTGGACGATATTGTGGAGAATAAACATTCGCTGTGCTTTAGCAGCGAAAGAAAGAAAGCGAGACAGGGGAAGGGTGGCAAAAATGTACTGTGAAAAGGAAGCATGCTCCCAaaaagagggtctcaatggggtgatggctttttcTGCTAACGGTTGAACTTTAGGCCATTTTACCGCTAATAGATCACTTGAAACGGTTCACTTTTCTTACAATTAACGGTTAGCATCTCATTTGTATGCCAAGCGGCTTAATTTCTCCAGTTTACGGCTTACGTTTAATCCCACTGAGACCGTCTTAAAACGTATTGCTCCACCTTCCTCATCAAAAAATCTTTTGCACAATTATGACACTGCACGTGTTTTAAGCTTCGCAAAAACTTGTTAActtgataaaatttactttctaaaACTTTGAAGTGACAAAAATTTAGTATTGttcgccgccattttgaaccTTGCTTGGCAACATGACCACCTATCAATAATACTTTCTTGTAACAGGGTCTCACGTTTTATTTCCTTCTATGAAAGACCTTTAAAcaagcaaacaagcaaacaaatgaatgaatcagTTGATTTACTAATGTAGTTCATGTCCTGATATTTACAAccaaataataatttaattgtTGTCAAATTTGTGGCTTCGGGGTGTCGAACTTTGGTGCTTTTGAAGACAAATTTCAAAAGGGTATGTTATATGCAATACATTTACGACAGCTTATAGGTAGATTTTATCACATAATTCtaaacacaaaaacaactcGATATAAATCAAGCTTTCTTGAAAAGAGTTACCCTTATGACGTTTAGATCGATACTTTTGATGTAAAACGTTTTGACTCTTCTTGGGTTAATAAAGCACTTCGTAGCGTTAGATTCATTCTTTCAATTGCACTTGGTTAGCTCATGTTGTAGAGCGCTGGACTCCCGTGCGGGAGATTgagggttcaagccccagaCCGGACTAACACTCATGGTATtgaaataactgaggagaactTGTAGTCTTTGTTAGAACCATTGATAAATGGTAAGACACTCAAGCCTCACTCAAGGACGATAAACCTTTGGCCCCGTTCCCTTGACCGTAATCCTTTGAACTTGTTAAAGGGTGCACTTCTCTCAGAGAGAAGGAGACGTAGCTCTTAGTGTCAGCTCCCATTCCTGTTTAAACTAGCTCTAAAGCAGAAAAGAGCCAGCCTGTTTAAATGTCGCAATAAATAAcgaattacttttttaaattgatcATTCCACGGCGGACGTTAGAGCCTCTGTTCAATGTTGGAGAGAGAAATTTCTCAAACAAAGAAACTTAATTCATTACAATTCTATGAAAATGTGTTAATAAGCATAAACAATTCTTCGGTTTAAACTTCACTGctctatttcctatttcctataACTCACGGAATTCCTTGCTACAAGTTATGAAATGTATTCAGCTAGTTTACTGAAAAAATATGGAGACTTCACCTGAACATTTTTCATACAAGCGCGATGATAACGGACCTTCTCGTCGACCTTTACCTGCATATCCAAACTCACCAATTTGTACCAaataattctcaaaatgcaCGCGTTAAACGGGCTAAAAAAGCATATCAATGCACAGTTTATACGCCAATGAGGTCACCGTTCGCCTCAAACTCGCAGTTATATCTCTAAATTTCATCCTCCAACATCTTAAATACAACGCAAATCCATGCGTTTGCTCAATTGCACTCGTTTCAAAGATTATTTACAAATTCTGAAAATtggccaagatctccttttgaccgttcaaacttcgtttttTATCTTCTGCATTGAGGATTTTAAGTTTTCGTAACAATCGAGTGGAGAATAAATgtcgagttgtcctaaaacgttgcgtaaacgtgatcggtcgtaacgcttgcgcgcttgcgtgacttacaaattaaacaaagggTCGGAAGCGCCTTCTTGGtaattttcgttgaaatgtCACGTCATGAGCAATACACAGTGTGGAAAAGATCAAaactaaagaataaaatttggcactctggttATTACAGACGTATTGCATGGCTTAAAATAacacacaaacaagttaaaatacgTCTCAGTGTTATTTACAGAACAACACGCaacactctgaaagaattcttgcagtttctcccgagatttagcgCACGGAACGCGATGAAATATCcttcctttctgcaaattttctTCCATCGTTAATGATTTTACGCTGAATGGACCACAACGCTTATGaacgacaaactcgacatttccctgcgaccatcaaacCCAGCTTGATGAGTGACGTGTTATGCTAATTTTTCCTTGTCATATGATCTGTTTCGCGGGTGATTTTAagtgaaaccaaaattagttgatataacgaattagaatcgaaggttatcatcttttataatgtttacttgattcGCAGAAAGGAAAGATTGTAATCGCTgcgggtatttcagccctgacTTCTTTCCTGGACTGCCGGGATGACGTATGGAGTCATTTGAACTGTAACCAGCTATTCAGCGAAATCCTCAAGTACGAGTTAATTTAGTTTCGTTCTGATCATTCTAGCCTCGAAATGGAAATTGGCATGGTCTAATTAAACATCGGAACTCTttggtcttatttcaactactagctcagtagtgttcatagctgcgaggatctcttatattcgtttcttcaccgcagcgcatatatatgattttcatatatctacaatcattatTCTTTGggaaacattggaaatgcgGTGAAAGTACTTGTTGACATCCAGTCACGTGGGAAAATGTAAAACAGTGAAGAGGAACAGAGTGTTTAACGCCATTAGTCGTAAAAGCTGCCAGCAGATTGTTATTGAACTGAACTTAATTTACCATGAAGgtattaactttcttttgttgtgaACCACGTGTCCTAACCCCTTTTCGtgggcaaaaaaaaactttttttcgacgggaagtcgagagaaCTACTTTGGTTCCAATTCCCAACGGATTAAGCAATTTCAATCAACGtcttaacaacaacaacaacatttatttaaacacgataaaaatTACAGTGGAGCTGATGTGGTCGTGtattttgaagttaaaacaaagtttacaagtgaataaaaagctttaaaactaattgaaatttaaaaaaagatccaacctatttttaaaaaaattatatatttgtaAGCTAATCTATTCGCATGAAGTTCTgcgtttaagaaaatt
The sequence above is a segment of the Pocillopora verrucosa isolate sample1 chromosome 5, ASM3666991v2, whole genome shotgun sequence genome. Coding sequences within it:
- the LOC136281277 gene encoding uncharacterized protein produces the protein MKLFLYLFALLGGYSHNRATANQEICRRVKFSEPSRGFALVGHVFANITLFIGPHINNHCRNRCIMEQKCRSINIGQVRKDKVLCQLSDSDQLKHPNDIKPMDDFLYLGIESNFDMGKQCEEDIDECINNPCHSGTCKNSPGSYKCTCPPEWEGKDCLTRNYCHGHKCLNGATCQNGKNNYTCQCVEGSSGMYCETDIVNECLSNPCLKGTCQDLIGHYSCVCPFDRKGARCGNRVNDCFDNPIGVANPNVISNQQMKASSHLDESHQASHGRLNGTGWCAGNASSQDWLQIDFNRTIDVCAVATQIGANGWITKFSLYFSNNGTQWVPYEQEDGSIMQFDRSGKNVTIDQHKLPKTVSARHVRFIPSLQHVWNCLRVEVYGFDDPCYNHDVLNQAKRKKTFKGPGGHCDRSNLTSEKRWFRFKEPAGTQMPTACVPQSHCNADRPGWLDGHHPNVTQGVVNMRVCFTSENDCCGDQKFISVKNCGDFFSYGLVKPKSCGRYCGE